TCCCGCGGTCTTCAGCGTCGAGGGTGAGGATCGCGACCTCCTCGTCGCGGGGCAGAGTGGCGAGAGCGGGCCAGGGGTCCTGCTCGCAGTCGCAGACGTCGTCGTGGAAGCACTCGTCCTGAAGGTGCGCGCGGATCCGCTCGTAGGCCGCCGGGCTGACGTGGATGTCCAAAGCGGCGCGGTCGCCCAGGGACTCCGGGACGATCCGGGCCGTGCCGATGCCCGAGGCCATCACGGTGTGCAGGGCGCCGGGGATTCCGTTGTACTGACGCAGGTGCCCCCCGGCGGCATCGGCCATGGCGGCGAGTGCGACGGTCCGGGCCGCGTCGATTGCGTGGCGGACCCCGTCGAACACGGCCCGAAGGGCCTTGGCCGAGCTGTCGGGGAGGGTGTGAGAGTCGGGGCAGCTCACGTCGTGCCCTTTCGCGAACGGGCGGGGCGCCAGCGGGTCTCCGCCAGCACCTGGCGGTCCTGGCGGAAGCGCTGGACCAGGGGGAAATGAGGACCGTCCTGCAGCAGCATCGGCAGCTCGGCGCCCGCCGGCTCGCCGTCAGCGATCCGGCGGGCGTAGGCGATGGCTTCCTCGAAGGCCTTCAGATACGAGTGCAGTTCCTCGGATGCCCGGCGTCGCTGCCGCCGCTCCCGGCGGGTCCATGCCTCCTCGGTGCGCTGCTCGTTGCGCTGGTGGACGCGCTTGAGCAGGAAGTGCCCTCCAATCAGAGACGCAAGGACCCGGCTTCCGGCGACGGCATCGCCGGTGTCGGAGGCGCTCATCGGCAGGACGTCCGCAGCCGCGTTGTCGACGGCGAAGGCGATCGCCTTCCAGGCGTCGTCCTGCAGAAGGCCCTCGTTGGCCCGGCCGGCCCGGCCGCGAAGAGCGGGGAGCCTGAGTCGCAGGGTGAATCGGAGCCGGGGCAGGAGGGTTATGGCGGTCGAGCTCATGGTCGAAGTCCCCTTCGCGGTGGGAGTGCCGTTGCTGCGCCAAGGGCAAGCGCCGTACGGAACCGGACAAGTTGGCCCCGGGGGCAGGCGGCTGGGAGTGGGTGCGTGGAGCGGGTCACCGAGACGATCAGGTGACGCTAAAAAATTAATGCATATCTCAAATGTGAGTCAAGTTAATCGGGTCATTTTCGAGGGGTCGCGTCGCGCGGCAGGGGTTGTCAGTGGGGCCTGGCAGCATGGAGGGGCAGCAGCCGCACAGGCAGAACGAACATGGAGAGCCCCATATGAACCGCAGTGAGCTGGTGGCCGCTCTGTCCGAGCGCGCCGAGGTGACCCGCAAGGACGCCGACGCCGTTCTGGCCGCGCTCGCCGAGACCGTCGGCGAGGTCGTCGCCAAGGGCGACGAGAAGGTCGCCATCCCCGGCTTCCTGACCTTCGAGCGCACCCACCGCGCCGCCCGCGAAGGCCGTAATCCCGCATCGGGTCAGCCGATGACGATCCCCGCCGGCTACAGCGTGAAGGTCTCCGCGGGCTCGAAGCTCAAGGACGCTGCCAAGGGGCGGTAACCCCTATTTCAGCTGATCGGCAGGGGTGCGCGACCCCGCCGATCTGCCCTTGAGCTGCCGATGGGGCGGCCCGGACGACACCGGGCCGCCCCATCGGCGTTATGACCGACCGCCGGACGAAGGGATATGGGAAAACACAGGGATACATGAGAAAACCCTGGTATATTGTGCGGCATGAATGAGGCGCTGGATGCGATCGAGAGGCAGATGTCCCGGCTCCGGACCGAGATGCGGACCGCGGCCGAGTCCTCGGATTCCGGTCGCCTCTCTGAGCTCCACGCGCAGCTGCGGAGTGCGCAAGACGCCTGGTCCGCGCTGCTGGGCACATCCGTCGGCCCCTCGGCCGCCGCTGCAACACGCCCCCTGAAGTCCGTTCGGGAGCAGGTGCTGCAGACCCTGACCCTGATCGGGGCGCCGGCGAGTCAGAAGACCATTCGGACCGTGCATGACGCCTTCTTCGGGGGCGCGCTCCTGAGTTCCTCCCGCATGGCAAGTCTCCGGCGGGACGAGGAGCGCAGCTTCCGGAACAGCAAGACCACGCGGACGTACGTATGCCCGGCACTGCTCACCGAGACCTTCCGTTCCGCCCGCTCCTTGCTCGTCTCCTCCGAGTGGCCGCTGCACCAGCGCCTCATTGCCTCCGGGTCGGGCCAGGTCAACTACCTGACCATGGCGGTGAATCTGGCCGACGCGGCCGCGGGAGCTGGTGACGAGGCCGGCGAAGATGGCGACGCGATCAACGCGCTGCTGGCCAGCATCGCGCTCGACATCCCTGGCGTGGCCGGGGGCACGTCGGTCAGCCCGGCACGGATACGAGCTGCGGCCCAGCGAGAGCTTGACCGCCTGCTCCCCGCAGACCAGGAAGCCCGATCCCAGGCGGCGAAAGCCGGCGCGCAACTCGACCCCACCGAGCAGATGTTCGGCATCGCAGTACCCCAGAACACCTGACGACCTCTGCAAGATGACCCGAAGGGCAGGACAGACGATGACCCAGGTGCGCCTCGCCGGGTGTGTGGGCTGCATCGGCAGCGACCGCCCTGGCTACGTCGTCGTATGGAACCTCGACGGCGGCCAGATGCTCTGGGAGTGGAAGCGCTGCCCCGAGAAGTGCACCGCCGAGTCCCGCGCCGCGACGATCGAACGCCTCAGCCGGCGTCGCGCCGAGCAGGAAGCCGAAGAGGAAGCCCGTCGGGCCCAGGCCCAGGCTGTCCCCGAACCTGCCCCGCAGCCGGAGCCCGCCTCCGAGCAGGCGCGCCCTCAGCCCGTGCGCCACCCCGCCAGCCCTCGTCCGGCGCCCGCATTCCGCGGCCGCACAGCCGCAGGAGCCGCGCGTTCCGGCGGCCGGAGCGCCCCGGCTCGCAGCGGACGCAGCACCGCTCCGGCCGCGAATCCGCCGCGCCGCTGGCCGGCCGTCGCACTCGACCACGGCACCGAGGGCTGGGAGCTGGACGTCGCCCAGGTCCCGCGGCCCGCCGGTACGAAGCTCACCGACTGGTTCGCCTGGCTCGGCACTGGCCTGCCACTGCGCATCGACCGCGTACACGACGCGGGCCGGACCGGCGACGGCCTGGTGTGCCTGTCGGCCGCAGCCCTCAAGACCCTCGGCCTGCCGGCGTCGCTCCCGACCACCGAGAAGGCGCTGGCTGCGCTCACGAAGAAGCTCACCACGGCGGCCGCGAGCGTCGGCATGGAGCTCTCCCAGGAGATCGGCCCCATCTTTCACGCGTTCCGCCGGGCGGGCGCCCCGGGCGGGCCGAAGTCGTCGCTGCGCGTGGTGATCACGCCGTGGATCGGCCAGGGCAGCGAGAAGCAGCAGGTG
The window above is part of the Streptomyces griseiscabiei genome. Proteins encoded here:
- a CDS encoding HU family DNA-binding protein is translated as MNRSELVAALSERAEVTRKDADAVLAALAETVGEVVAKGDEKVAIPGFLTFERTHRAAREGRNPASGQPMTIPAGYSVKVSAGSKLKDAAKGR